The following coding sequences are from one Nicotiana tomentosiformis chromosome 3, ASM39032v3, whole genome shotgun sequence window:
- the LOC104087232 gene encoding uncharacterized protein: MSVAKLRIGATPAAMKADEGNDSLDTLIRQAIGKEPLFSFSRTGDGPVQWFQLLHGLEQQDNAGGWPMLTPLKLQKCEKCSREFYAPINYRRHMRLHRRALNFDKESRKYRDLLGAFWDKLSVDEIKEVVSLHDVSIKDLAGSSLVNDLATSLQKMVIWAHPQDYYKAGLALLEVIQGKPSKLPITSQELFSILDDASEKTFLCAGTAESVQKYVFDGYAAKKGLELKNLVACASFLFEQKLVKAWFADKDAEAMRCQKLLFEEEEAAQKRQAELLERKKLKKLRQKEQRAREQSNWERGDLEVPADSFEGPIAESSVRSAAASESSSSTPEVSDDISSCLELVQFTNNENMDIEAQLNISHPHLDLVEIQDVEPPPVSANSRRHFPHTQWQVAKSQRTGRNGFRNSQNHEVQKLEPVQKHGVIKDRGAPVNGSKIWTRKIRVQNGERLRLDPQKEAIDQDQSNCEVMIGSISVPMKNCSTHGQGNCPTVEKDNFESTEPAMLQKLNHVQKPAKHDVLQDGSNGAAVKLWRPVSRHGSGQQDPGEDVIFVKLDNRTSSTENNLRLCSRDNPTGKSKNYTCQVSDGNVFQGLGFCSVSAKAFLSQRWKEAISGDHVRLVLSDDTEVSGQSDMQNGSSEAALSYADQDHGILVKADNQQANTGDLSFSSNGNTKVKFRQKHDKSTKIKYIPKQKQNP, translated from the exons ATGTCGGTTGCAAAGCTCAGAATAGGTGCTACTCCAGCTGCAATGAAAGCCGATGAGGGAAATGATTCGCTTGATACTCTGATTAGGCAAGCCATAGGCAAGGAGcctcttttttctttctcaagAACAGGGGATGGTCCTGTCCAGTGGTTTCAACTGCTTCATGGTTTAGAGCAGCAAG ATAATGCTGGTGGTTGGCCAATGCTAACACCGTTAAAACTTCAGAAGTGTGAAAAATGTTCTCGGGAATTTTATGCCCCTATAAATTATCGGAGACATATGCGTCTGCATCGCCGAGCTTTAAACTTTGATAAG GAATCTCGCAAATATAGGGATCTGCTGGGAGCATTTTGGGATAAG CTCTCAGTGGATGAGATTAAGGAAGTTGTATCGTTGCATGATGTTTCAATAAAG GACCTTGCTGGATCTTCACTTGTTAATGACCTGGCAACATCTCTGCAAAAGATGGTGATTTGGGCTCATCCTCAAGATTATTATAAGGCTGGTTTAGCTTTGTTG GAAGTCATCCAAGGTAAACCTTCCAAGCTTCCAATTACCTCTCAGGAATTATTTAGCATCCTTGATGATGCTAGCGAAAAAACATTTTTATGTGCTGGCACAGCCGAGTCGGTGCAAAAATATGTTTTTGACGGGTATGCTGCCAAAAAAGGTCTCGAGTTGAAAAATTTGGTTGCTTGCGCTAGCTTCCTTTTTGAACAGAAACTG GTAAAAGCATGGTTCGCAGACAAAGATGCTGAAGCTATGAGATGCCAGAAGTTGCTTTTTGAGGAGGAAGAAGCTGCTCAAAAAAG ACAAGCTGAGCTGTTGGAAAGGAAAAAGCTGAAAAAGCTTAGGCAGAAGGAACAGAGAGCAAGAGAGCAATCAAATTGGGAAAGGGGAGATTTGGAGGTACCTGCTGATTCTTTTGAAGGTCCAATAGCAGAATCTTCTGTCCGTTCAGCGGCAGCATCTGAATCCAGTTCTAGTACTCCCGAAGTATCTGATGATATTTCCTCCTGCCTTGAACTTGTTCAATTCACTAACAATGAAAATATGGACATTGAAGCCCAACTAAATATCTCTCATCCACACCTGGATCTGGTTGAAATTCAGGATGTTGAACCCCCTCCAGTGTCTGCAAATAGTCGACGGCATTTCCCCCACACCCAGTGGCAAGTCGCAAAATCACAAAGAACAGGGAGAAATGGTTTTCGTAACAGCCAGAATCATGAAGTACAGAAACTTGAACCAGTACAGAAGCATGGAGTTATTAAAGACCGAGGTGCCCCTGTTAATGGCAGTAAGATTTGGACAAGAAAAATTAGAGTGCAAAATGGTGAGCGCTTAAGGCTGGATCCGCAGAAAGAGGCAATTGATCAAGATCAGAGTAACTGTGAAGTGATGATTGGTTCTATATCTGTTCCAATGAAAAATTGCAGCACACATGGACAGGGTAACTGTCCTACTGTCGAAAAAGATAACTTTGAAAGCACAGAGCCAGCCATGCTACAAAAGTTAAATCATGTACAGAAGCCAGCAAAGCATGATGTTCTTCAGGATGGGTCAAATGGAGCAGCTGTGAAGCTCTGGAGGCCTGTGAGCAGGCATGGAAGTGGACAACAAGATCCTGGAGAGGATGTGATCTTTGTAAAGTTGGACAATCGGACTTCCTCCACTGAAAATAATTTGCGATTATGCTCGAGGGACAACCCTACTGGCAAGAGTAAGAATTACACATGTCAGGTTTCAGATGGAAATGTTTTTCAAGGTCTGGGATTTTGCAGTGTATCTGCGAAAGCTTTTCTATCTCAGA GATGGAAGGAGGCAATCTCGGGAGATCATGTTAGATTAGTCCTTTCCGATGACACTGAGGTTTCAGGACAGTCCGACATGCAAAATGGCAGTTCAGAAGCAGCCCTGTCATATGCTGATCAGGACCATGGTATTCTTGTCAAAGCTGACAACCAGCAGGCAAATACTGGAGATCTTAGTTTTTCGTCCAATGGCAACACTAAGGTCAAGTTTAGGCAGAAGCATGATAAGTCTACTAAGATAAAGTACATTCCAAAGCAAAAACAAAACCCATAA
- the LOC104087231 gene encoding uncharacterized protein, whose product MSGGVGVCSDISLPKDEHIQQDNNQTKFPNNSQKKTHHQNRRFFTFRQLNALAVVIVFSSSGMVSVEDFAFVLFSLIYMYFISKIAFPPISPQTEPPVFSENNKLLTLYVTIGAIVGLFLPIAYIFEGIYEGDKEGIKAAAPHVFLLSSQVFMEGLAFTDRFSLPIRVFVPVFYNSRRIFTIMEWLTSEISKVDQEYGGNVRRLYMGRALAVANMVFWSFNLFGFLLPVYLPKAFKIYYSGRKLKD is encoded by the coding sequence ATGTCAGGTGGGGTTGGTGTATGTAGTGACATTAGTTTACCCAAAGATGAACACATTCAACAAGACAATAATCAGACCAAATTTCCCAACAATTCCCAGAAAAAAACTCATCACCAAAACAGACGATTCTTCACTTTCAGACAACTTAACGCCCTTGCCGTTGTAATCGTCTTTTCTTCTAGTGGTATGGTGAGTGTTGAGGATTTCGcttttgtcctattttctctaaTTTACATGTACTTCATTTCCAAAATTGCCTTCCCACCAATTTCTCCTCAAACAGAACCCCCTGTTTTTAGTGAAAACAACAAGTTACTGACTCTTTACGTTACAATTGGAGCAATTGTGGGACTATTTCTTCCCATAGCTTATATTTTCGAAGGTATTTACGAGGGTGATAAAGAAGGTATTAAAGCAGCAGCGCCACATGTTTTCTTGTTGTCCAGTCAAGTTTTTATGGAAGGATTGGCATTTACTGATAGATTTTCGCTGCCCATACGTGTATTTGTTCCAGTTTTTTACAATTCGAGGAGGATTTTTACAATTATGGAGTGGTTGACAAGTGAAATTTCTAAAGTGGATCAAGAATATGGAGGAAATGTGAGGAGGTTGTATATGGGTAGAGCTTTAGCTGTTGCAAATATGGTATTTTGGTCCTTTAATTTGTTTGGTTTCTTGTTGCCTGTGTATCTTCCTAAGGCCTTTAAGATATATTACTCTGGCCGCAAACTAAAAGATTGA
- the LOC104087230 gene encoding SKP1-like protein 21 isoform X2, translated as MSGGPMAIVKPEMKSYIWLQTADGSIQQVEQEVAMYCPVICREVLQNSTGSSKNNAVVLPERVNAAVLGLILDFCRFHQVTGRSNKERKIFDEKYIRLDTQKLCELASAADSLQLKPVVDLTSRALARVIEGKTPEEIRETFHLPDDLTEEEKLEPLRNMTDDPRIRLLNRLYAKKRKELNERKKLKNVEVEEQQRVDERSVDDLLSFINGGDGDPKGVRETKNKKKTRGRKEQARNNSSNNEAGNCNKESSCLASGCLNGDINDVSSPSRNSKLQNSASATFPSKLDFDDFDMDDELDPVMKEKIDREVEDFARRLNCDWPDRMQQILSLAPERRLGPISMNGNGSLKRCTGVDRG; from the exons ATGTCGGGAGGTCCTATGGCGATCGTCAAACCAGAG ATGAAGTCATACATCTGGCTCCAAACAGCTGATGGTTCAATCCAACAAGTGGAGCAAGAGGTTGCCATGTATTGCCCTGTGATATGCAGGGAAGTACTTCAAAACAGCACGGGATCCTCGAAAAATAATGCAGTTGTACTTCCTGAACGAGTCAATGCTGCTGTCTTAGGGTTAATACTGGATTTTTGTCGGTTCCATCAAGTTACTGGCCGTTCTAATAAG GAGCGCAAGATTTTTGATGAGAAGTACATCCGGTTAGATACCCAGAAGTTATGTGAATTGGCTTCTGCTGCTGACAGCCTTCAACTAAAGCCTGTGGTTGACCTTACAAGCCGTGCACTTGCCAGGGTGATTGAAGGCAAAACTCCCGAAGAAATACGTGAAACTTTCCATTTGCCTGATGATCTAACAGAG GAGGAGAAGTTGGAGCCTTTAAGAAATATGACGGATGATCCACGTATCCGCCTTCTAAATCGACTCTatgcaaaaaaaagaaaagaattgaaTGAGCGAAAGAAACTAAAG AATGTTGAGGTGGAAGAACAACAACGTGTAGATGAAAGATCCGTTGATGATCTTTTGTCATTCATAAATGGTGGAGATGGAG ACCCAAAGGGAGTGAgagaaacaaaaaataaaaagaaaactcGAGGGAGAAAAGAACAAGCTAGAAACAATTCTTCAAATAATGAAGCTGGAAACTGTAATAAG GAATCTAGTTGCCTTGCATCTGGCTGCCTAAATGGTGATATCAACGACGTGTCTTCTCCGAGTAGAAATTCGAAGCTGCAAAACTCGGCATCTGCAACGTTTCCATCTAAACTCGACTTTGATGACTTTGATATGGATGATGAGTTAGATCCAGTAATGAAGGAAAAAATTGACAG GGAGGTTGAGGATTTTGCTCGGCGACTAAACTGTGACTGGCCGGACAGGATGCAACAGATTTTGTCTTTGGCTCCAGAGAGAAGGCTTGGACCAATTTCCATGAATGGAAATGGTTCCTTGAAGAGATGTACag GTGTGGACCGAGGATAA
- the LOC104087230 gene encoding SKP1-like protein 21 isoform X1, whose translation MSGGPMAIVKPEMKSYIWLQTADGSIQQVEQEVAMYCPVICREVLQNSTGSSKNNAVVLPERVNAAVLGLILDFCRFHQVTGRSNKERKIFDEKYIRLDTQKLCELASAADSLQLKPVVDLTSRALARVIEGKTPEEIRETFHLPDDLTEEEKLEPLRNMTDDPRIRLLNRLYAKKRKELNERKKLKNVEVEEQQRVDERSVDDLLSFINGGDGDPKGVRETKNKKKTRGRKEQARNNSSNNEAGNCNKESSCLASGCLNGDINDVSSPSRNSKLQNSASATFPSKLDFDDFDMDDELDPVMKEKIDREVEDFARRLNCDWPDRMQQILSLAPERRLGPISMNGNGSLKRCTAGVDRG comes from the exons ATGTCGGGAGGTCCTATGGCGATCGTCAAACCAGAG ATGAAGTCATACATCTGGCTCCAAACAGCTGATGGTTCAATCCAACAAGTGGAGCAAGAGGTTGCCATGTATTGCCCTGTGATATGCAGGGAAGTACTTCAAAACAGCACGGGATCCTCGAAAAATAATGCAGTTGTACTTCCTGAACGAGTCAATGCTGCTGTCTTAGGGTTAATACTGGATTTTTGTCGGTTCCATCAAGTTACTGGCCGTTCTAATAAG GAGCGCAAGATTTTTGATGAGAAGTACATCCGGTTAGATACCCAGAAGTTATGTGAATTGGCTTCTGCTGCTGACAGCCTTCAACTAAAGCCTGTGGTTGACCTTACAAGCCGTGCACTTGCCAGGGTGATTGAAGGCAAAACTCCCGAAGAAATACGTGAAACTTTCCATTTGCCTGATGATCTAACAGAG GAGGAGAAGTTGGAGCCTTTAAGAAATATGACGGATGATCCACGTATCCGCCTTCTAAATCGACTCTatgcaaaaaaaagaaaagaattgaaTGAGCGAAAGAAACTAAAG AATGTTGAGGTGGAAGAACAACAACGTGTAGATGAAAGATCCGTTGATGATCTTTTGTCATTCATAAATGGTGGAGATGGAG ACCCAAAGGGAGTGAgagaaacaaaaaataaaaagaaaactcGAGGGAGAAAAGAACAAGCTAGAAACAATTCTTCAAATAATGAAGCTGGAAACTGTAATAAG GAATCTAGTTGCCTTGCATCTGGCTGCCTAAATGGTGATATCAACGACGTGTCTTCTCCGAGTAGAAATTCGAAGCTGCAAAACTCGGCATCTGCAACGTTTCCATCTAAACTCGACTTTGATGACTTTGATATGGATGATGAGTTAGATCCAGTAATGAAGGAAAAAATTGACAG GGAGGTTGAGGATTTTGCTCGGCGACTAAACTGTGACTGGCCGGACAGGATGCAACAGATTTTGTCTTTGGCTCCAGAGAGAAGGCTTGGACCAATTTCCATGAATGGAAATGGTTCCTTGAAGAGATGTACag CAGGTGTGGACCGAGGATAA